TGTAAATCACCCATCCTCTCACTTTACCAATTGCTCAGTGGTGCGTCGCCTTCTCGACAGTCGGCAACTCCTTGAGCGCCTCGCCGATGATGTTGAGCGCCTTGCGGAGCTCGGTTTCGGAGATGACCAGGGGCGGCGCAAAGCGGATGATGTTGCCGTGTGTGGGCTTGGCCTATTGAGAATAGAAACGTTAGTTTTTCAGACTCGAAACGCTTTTGCTTGGGTGCCGTGCAACTTACCAAGAGACCCTTCTCCTTTAGCAACAGGCAAAGATCCCAAGCCGtcctgccggcggcggcagactCGTTGATGACAACGGCGTTCAGGAGTCCCTTGCCGCGCACCAGTTCAATAATGGGCGAGTTGAAGGATCTGATGCCTTCACGGAAGATGTTGCCCAGCTTCTCCGCCTTGGCCGTAAGGTCTTCCTCTTCCATAATCTCCAACGCGCGGATCGACACGGCGCAGCCAAGCGGGTTACCGCCGTAGGTGGAGCCGTGCGTGCCGGGCTCAACCACAAGCATGATCTCCTTACTGGACAGGACACAGCTCACGGGGTACAGACCACCGGAGATGGCCTTGCCCAGTGTCACCATGTCGGGCTTGATGCCGGCCCACTGGGAGCACAGCATCCGTCCCGTGCGGCCGATACCGGTCTGGATCTCGTCGCAGATGAAGAGCACGTTGTGCTTCTTGCAAAGCTCGTGTACTCTCTTCAGGTAATCGTCATCCGGCAccacgacgccggcctcgccctggATCGGctcgatgatgatggcagCAGTGTCCTTGCCATGCGCCTCGAACACCGCCTCAATATCCTCAACGTTGTTGTAGCGGATGGGCTGGCCGGTCGACGGGTTAAGGGCTCCGATGTTGGGGACATAGGGACCGTAGTTGTCCCTCGACTCAGGATCGACGGACAAGGAAATGGCCGTCATCTGTCGGAAACGTCAGCGTCAGCGCTCGGGGGATCGGTCGCTAGCAGTCGGCCTGGGATTACTCACCGTGCGACCGTGGAAGTTGTCGTTCACCGAGAAGACGAGAGCCTTGCCCTGCTCAACGCCCTTGACCTTGTAAGCCCACTTCCGCGCAATCTTGATGGCCGTCTCGACAGCCTCAGCGCCCGTGTTCATGGGCAGAACCATGTCGTAGCCGAAGACCTGCTTGATCTTCTCTGCCCACTTGGGGAAGACGTCATTGTAGAAGGCTCTCGAACTGAGGGTCAATCTACTGGCCTGCTCGGTCAATGCCTTGACCAGCTCGGGGTGGCAATGGCCCTGGTTAACGGCGCTGTAGGCGGAGAGGAAGTCGAGATACTGATTGCCCTCGGGGTCCCAGACGTGAACGCCACTGGCGCGGGCGAAGACAACGGGAAGCGGATGGTAGTTGTGAGCAGCATTCTCGTTCTCGGACTTGATCGCGGCGTCGGTAGACGAGGCGTGATATCTGGAGTCAACACTGCCGTTGGACTGAGGGGCACCGCCGTTTGCGTGGGGAGCCATTGTGTCTGGAAGTGTCTGGGACGTTGTCTTGTTTGACTGACGATATACGTGGGAGGATACAGGTGTATGAGGTTAGTTGGGGGTATCAATTGGGTTGCCAGAGAGTGTGTGCGACTTTGGGACAAGTGGCTATTGAAGTAGAGTTTGtaggcagagagagagagagagagagaaagagagagaggggggacaTCAAGTGAACGAGGGGCTAATCGCAGGGTCTTAGGTAATTATACCCTGGCGGCCAGCGAGCATCCTCGACCCTTGACTAAAGGACTCAAGGGCGATACGAAAGCAGAAACCGGGCCAACATCCATGACaagaggagggcggcggcggcggcggcggcggtagcaACGTGGGCAAGGATCGAAACAAAGCCCGGAGCCGGACGGGAAGGGGAAATGGGGGAAAAGAGTGTGTGTCTGGCTGGCCGCAGGCAGAGGAACGAGGAAAACCTGACGGCAACTGGACCATGACCTGGAACCAAACTCTTGGTGTCGGAGTCAGAAGGCGCGCCACTATGCCTCTAAGTGCAGGTATGTTCCCCTAAGCGCAGGTATAAGCGGCTCAAGTGGGTGAGTGGGCAGGATGACGCCCGAGGGGACCATGTAAGGGAAACCATCCCGGTGCCATTTCTAGTCACATGGGTGgtgacggggagggggggtgcGGCCGAAGCAAAGCGGTGCGCTCGGTGATTTTTCGTCCCTGGAGTAAGGATCTCGTAATGGATAGGAAAAGGTAAGGGTTGCTCGGTTTTGCCGCGGGGAGAATGAGGGTTGGAGAGATACTGACCGTCGAGCATTGGTGGGTGAGACTGGGTGGAATGTTGCGTGGCGATGGAAGGTGAGATCCAACCAACAACCACCTCTTGCCAATGGGGGCGGGGCTAGAGGAACGACACAGGGACGGGACAGGCAGTCGGCAGCTATGACAGAGTTGCTAGAGGAcggaaggggaggggagacgCCGATAACGGGCATCTGTGCTCAACGTTGGAGAGGCACAGCAACAAGTGAATATCATCTGCCTGCCTATCTATGCTATCATTTCTTGTCATTTCAGACATGCAGGCCGTTCAAGCCATCGGATAGTGTAGCGATATGTCAGTTCAAGGCCGCATCATTGGAAAGAATGAACCGGCCAAGCCATGGAGACGTGAGACTGACTAACCGACAGAGAAACAACCAAGAAGAACGAGGAAAGCCCAAGTCTCGTCCAATGACGACGTGTCTATTTCCTATTTCCGCTGCTCGGAGCCAATGGGATGGCTCATTAAGATGGAGGACATAACAAGGATCCAATGGGAGGCTGTCACTATCCTCAGACAAGTGGAAACATCATTGAGCGGATGTAGAATCGTGCCTGAAAACCAAGGTTCTGGGTTAGGTGGTCTCAGGCTTTTTCGGCGACAGCGACTCTCGATGAAGTCTTTAGTGTTTCTTAGTGGCCAGTGACCAGGAAGCAACTGCCTGCCAATGAAACTTTAGCGCTCTGCATCCCGTCTCGACATTCCATTAGCGATCTTAGGACGAGGGTCCGGCCCGGCATCACCACTTTTTTTTCTGTCTTTTCTTTACAGGTCCGGCCCCGGCTTGCGACGCAGAAAACGAGACAAGCTAGGCCTGAGCTCATCCAAGAGTCACATCACCATCAACCACCACTGACACATCATACACACCACTCGCACCGCACACGGACACGCCTGACTCGTCAAATCGGTGTTACTGTCATTCATGCTTCGCCCCGTGACACTCGGCATCAGCGCATCTCTTGTCTCTTTCCCGCCCGACCGATGATTACGCAATAGCTTCCCTCCTCCGTCCGCCGTCAACCCTCCACCGTCCACCGTCCACGGGCAACAACAGCGAACCCCCGCCCCTGGCCCCCCGTCTACCGCTCTTTGCCCTCCcttcgccgctgccgccgccggccaccaaggaggaggggtgcCCACGCTTTCTCCACAATGGCTTCCGTCGGCTCCCCGCTTGCCCGCCCCGAACTCCTAATGGCAGTTCGTAACGAGCACAACAAGCCTGCCGTATTCCGGtccctcctcgtcatccgTCTCCTCAACGCCTGGTGGGTCCTTACCTTTTTCCAGCCCGACGAGTACTTCCAGGCCCTCGAGCCCGCCTGGCGCATGGCCTTTGGCGAAAGCGGCGGTGCGTGGATTACTTGGGTGAGTTTCTGGAATCACCGCGCTCTCTCCTCCCGTCATCGATTGATCTGTTTCCTCGTCATGCCCTTTTCCTCTCGGCCGGTTGCTGACTTGGACAGGAATGGAGGAACCAGCTCCGCTCCTCGCTGCATcccgccctcttcgccgGCGTCTATTACCTCGCGGATTTCGTCGCCCGCCCGCTCCCGTTCGCCAGGCCATGGCTCCTGCTCGCCGCCCCGAAGGCCGCTCAGGCTGTCTtcgctgccgccggtgacTGGTACACCTGGCAGTTGGCCGTAAAGATCTACGGTGCCGACAGCTCCATCTCATGGTTTGCTGTAAGTCGAATTCCCCATCCCGAGCCCTGTTGACGGTGTGCATGGCCGGAGAGATCTGCCAGCACTGACTTGTATTAAGCTATTCATGAGCATGTTCAGTCCTTTCCAATGGTACTGCTCAACGAGAACATTCTCCAACTCGCTGGAGACCACTCTCACCGTCATGGCCCTCAACTACTGGCCGTGGGAGCTCCTCGGTGAAAGCAGGCCCGAGAAGGAGAATCCCAAGCCTGCAAAGTCAATTCTGCACGCACCAGGAGTACTGATGAGGTACGCGTCTTGCATACCAACTTGATTGAATTGCCTACCTAGGGAGCATCACTCACCAAGCCTCACTCACACAGCCTTCGCTTATCCCTCACTCTCGCGGCCATCGCTGTTCTGCTTCGCCCAACCAACGTGATAATCTGGGCAACAGTCGCAATAGCCACACTGGCTCGGCCCCTCTTCACTCGATCCTCCGTCCTCACGGCGCAGACATTTCTCATTCTTATTCGTGAGGCCATCTTCTGCGGCACCGTCGTgatctccctctctctcgcctcgGACCGTCTCTACTTTGGCCACTGGGCCTTCCCGCCCTACAAGTTCCTCTACTTCAATCTCTCACAGTCCCTCGCTGTCTTCTACGGCCGCAATGACTGGCACTATTATCTCTCCCAGGGcctgcccctcctctccatcgcCTACCTCcccttcgtcctcgccgccctctaccgcccgccgtcgacacCATCCGGGACCCGCACCCAAACTCTCAAGACTCTTTCGCGGATAGTCTACATCGTTATCGCGACGctctccctcgtctctcATAAGGAGGTCCGCTTCATTtatcccctcctcccggtTCTTcacgtcctcgccgcctcgcccttgaccagcttcttcacctcgccggccccgtcgccAACCCCCAAGTCCCCGCTCCCCAAGCCCAGACTCCGGCACAAACGCCTTCTGACCTCCGCTCTGGCCCTACACgctctcctctccttcttcctcacCCTGCTCCACCAGCCCGCACCCCTAACcgtcctcgccttcctccgCAACTCCTACTCCCGACTCCACACCGCAacgtccgtctcctccagCCCCATCTCCGTGGCCTCGGCAGTCACGAACTCATCGTCCGAAGAGctcttcgccctcttcctTATGCCATGCCACTCGACCCCCTGGCGTTCACACCTGATCTACCCGACCCTTCGTGCCCGCGCCCTGACCTGCGAGCCGCCGCTCCACACAGCCCCCAACACCCCGGAGCGCATCGACTACCGCGATGAGGCGGACCGCTTCTACGACGATCCCCAGCACTTCCTGGCCACTGAGATGTGGCCAGTCGCCGCGAAGCACACAGGTGACCCCGACGCAGACATGAACGCGTCATTGGCACCGTCCGCAAAGGCCGAGGACATCCCTCGCTACATCGTCGGCTTCGAGGGCATCGAGCCGTGGCTCCTCGACTTCTTTGACGGGCCCCGCGGCCGAGATTTTGGCGTCCGCCCGAAGCGCGTCTGGCAAGGTTGGAACGGCTTCTTCAATGAGGACTCCCGGCGTCGGGGGAAGATCGTTGTCTGGGATACGGGCCTTTACACCACCGTTTCATGACTCAGTGTAAGAGTCGCCCCTTTCAAATCGGGAGTGCAAGCCAGGCGGGTGCCCCAGTTAAAAAGCGTGATTCGGGCCTGGGGTGTGTAGCCGACCCCTTCCTTCAACGGTATACTGTACACATATGTACCATACGCACAAATGTATCATACGCACAAACGGACCAGTCTCTGCACCAAAGTGGTCAACTCAAGGCGCTGAACATATATCTGTGCCCTACAAAACGAGCACGTACTGAAGAATACGATGACGCATGGGCTGGTTCGATATGCGCTGGGAATTCCGCATACACAGAACTAGAGACGCGCGGTTCATAATGGCCACTCTTGATGAGGATTTTCAAAAGTACCTCTTTTTCATAAATACCACGTCAAATCCCATGTAACCTTGTAAGGGGAATAGACCACACCGGGCAACGCCTACTTGACTGAGACCCCTTCATAGCGAGCGAGCCCGTGGGCAATGCATCGCTTTACACCAagccagagagagaaagagaatCGAACTACTCCGTACGTCATGGTTCGCACAGCACACATATGCCTCCCTTTTTATTTCGACATGGAACATTGTATCTGGAGTAGCCTCATGCTTGGgcttccctccttccctgGTTTCAAACCCTGGAAGCACATCGTCATGTCCAAGCGACGCTATTTGCTCTCCAAAACTTAGCCTCCCAAACAATAGCACCAAGCGTTTCGTATTTTCAACTTTGAAGCCGTCATGGCTACCGTGTTTCTTCCGATAGGGATTGCTGCGGCGGTGCTAGCTCCGGCTGAGATGCTGCTGCTAGTTgagatgctgctggtgggGGTTGCGCCGGCTGAGGTGGTGACGGTCGGGTCACTGCTGGCTCGGCTGCTGCCGTTGGAGCTGGCACCattggtgctggtgctgctaGCGGGAACGATTTCTGTTGTGCCggtgtcgacgccggcacTGGTGGCGCTGGAGGGGCAACTGACGGTTGAGTCTGTGCCGGCTGAGCTTGTGTCGGTTGAGACGGAAACGGTGGCACAGGCGCCGCATGATCATTTTGCGCCTTCTCATCGGGCTCTCTCCGGATTTCTAGGCTCTTGCCCCTTCCCGACATGATGCTAGAGCCGCCGAGAGAGGACTGCCGATCTGCCGGGGGCGACTTGTTTCTCCTTTGCTCCGCGCTTTCCTTGGCCTCTCGGTATTTGTTCTTAATCCAACCGATGGGGCCCTTGGATTCGTCtttgccgtccttgtcgcGGGATTCATGACTGCTCTGTGCCTCGGCAGCGTGGAACCCAGTCTCGGAGCTCTCGCCGGTGAAGCTTTTACGTGGTTTGTATCCACCACTTCCGATCGAGGTGACGCTGACATCGGCATTGTCGTTGGATCCGAAGGCTAGACGTGGCGACGTGATTGAAGGGTGATGTTCGTGGCCTCTTTGCCGCGACAATCTCCATCGCTTTTTCTTATCCTTCTCCGGCTCATTTGCATCTGCCGATGCCGTCATGATAGACTCCTCAGTCTGATCAATGTCAGAACCTTCGTTAAATGACGAATGGAGAGATGTCGGGGGTGACTTTTTGCCCTTGAGCGTCTGCTCAGGGTGCAAGGTGCTGCTGGAAGGGACCTGTGATGCGCGTGGGGTGGGTTCTGATGGTGTTTCAACTGAGTTGGATTGCTGACCGACTGGGACGGCTTCATCGTGCTCGGGTATCGGACCACCCACCAGGTCCATGGGATTAGGGGCTTCAACGCTAGGGGACACAGCGGCTGAGTGCGTACCGGCCAAAGATGCAGCCGAGCTTTGAGCGCTCGGGTTCAAACTTCCAGGAAtccgcttcttcttcaacttgTTCGGCTGcctcttctcgccctcgcctgTGGGAGATCGTTGGAATATGGTCGGGAGGCTTCGATCCTTCATGGGGGTCGTCGTCTCATTCGGATCGAGCAACCTCTCCTGGCTCCGACCTGCCATGCCGGCAGCAGAAGGAGCCAGGCTGGACGTGCCAATCACAGCTGGGGCATGTGAGGCAGTCGAGGCGGTAGGGGAGTGATCAGGGATCTCGACCAtctcctccgtcgtcgccgggatCATGGGCTCGCGAGGGGACGAGCCGGGGATAGGCGAGGCGTCACGTCTAAATCTACCCGTCTGGAGAGCAGGGGATTTCTTGGAGGGCACGGTGTTGCTCCTGCCGAGTCCACTGTTTGGCGTCGGGGCGAGAGCCGGGCTGTTGGGGGTAGTAGATCCCTCCTGGTGAGAGTGCCGCGAAGACGTTGACCGATTCCTCCTGACCATGCCTTCTCTTCTTACACTCTCGGCGCCAGCGCTTGCATTGGACGCAGAACGGCCCAGACCCGACTTCCTGTTAGGGTTAGGAGTTACTGGCCCACCCGCAGCAGGGGGTGTGCCCTTTTCGATCAGCTGCTTTGTCTTCTCGTCTGTTGCCGTACCCTGCATCCCAATCAAGAAATGGTCCTGGTTTTCAATGAGGAAAATGAGGACGCATTGGTTCAGACGGTACTCCTCTGGCGCCATGGCGTGTTGCGGGTGTGAGAGCATGCCGGGTTGAAAGATGGCAGCGAGGTTCTGGGAATTCATTCGGTTCTCTTCCGACTTGGCGGCGAAAACAGCCAACAGATCCAGGATGTAGAGCAACAGCTGTCGGTTCAGCGGCGGAAGCTCAGTGATGAGTTTTTGGTACTTGACAATGGCGGCCTGCTCGTCAAAGTTCTCCACGAATTGGGGTCCTTCGGCATCACCCACAGCCTGTCTAGTGGCGCCCCGCAGCGGCTCCCGGAATTTCTCGTACAGGTCCAACGGCACAACTGGTTCGGGCAGATCGTTCAGATAGCGTCGGAGGACGTTGGCCGCATCGTGAACGGTGTAGTTATCCCAGACAAGGCCCTTTCCATAGCGGTCGGGAGAATCGAAGATTTGCTTTAGTTCCTTGATGCGCTTCTCGGAGCCGCTGAGACGAAAAATACCCTCTACCGCCGTGGCTGGAACGGAGCGTGAGCAGGCGAAAGTTTGCCCCAGGGTGTTGTGTACACTTACCCTTTTCCTTCAAAAACACGCCGCACTTGGCGACAACGATCGGTACGTAGCCATAAATGTAGCTTTTTCCGTTCTCATCGACGAGGGAGATGGCAACGTTGGCATAGGTGATACTCTGGCGGAGAGGAACGCCGAAAATGCCGTGTGGTCGGTTATCTGCTGGAGAATGGTCAGCACCTGAAGTGGTAGCAGTGGTTGTCATAGTTGCGCGGATCCGCTTGGCGCACTGGCGCACAGGCGTAGCGATGGACAGGGACAGCCTGTTGAGCACACAAGCCAAGCTGAGGGTGGTAGACGGTGTCGCATCACTTGAAGCACAGGCTCTGGGTAAGACAGGGTCGGCGGGCTCAACGACGTAGGCGTCTTGCAGCACGAGGACAAGGCTCAAAGGCATGGTCGAAGTATCGATTGCGTAGTCGACGTCTTCACTGAAGAGGGGTTGCGTTGGGGGCGAAGAATGCGATGCGAGCACAGAAGGGGTTCTACCGTGTTGTTCTTGATGCTTCGAGGGCAGCTTGAAGCCTTTCCACCACGATTTCAAGTCTCTCTTGTTCGGAGTCGAAGGCCCAGCGGGCGCGGTCGAGGTGCTCGTGGGCTGCAAAGCCTGGTTGGGGGGAGGAACAGCGGACGTCATCGCAATGACGGGGCGCAAGTGGTCGGAGCTCAGTTATCGTGTTGTTGCCAGCGCTCCTAGTGATGGTCGGGGAAACCGGGGGAAGACACGATGAAGTATGTCAGGCAGCGTAAAACGACGGTGGGGGAGTCCAAGAAGGGTGCAGAAAGCAGACTCGGTGTCGCCAGTGATCGTTCTTTGGGTCGGTTGCTTGGCCGGTTTGGTGGTGTTTTGCACTGGGTTAGGTTGCTAGGTAGGTATTGGATGTGAGCATGCGCTAAGAGAGGATGCGACGCGCAGGCGGTGATTGGACGTGGGGTTTCTTTTGGCGCGGAAATGCTTCTTTGTCGAATGAAGCGATCTGTCGGTGGTCTCGAGTTTCCACCTCCTTTTTttccgtctctctctttctctatCTCTGAATGTCTAACGCGAAAAAAACTGTTGTCGGTGTCATGAGGATGCTCTGGTAAAGATGAGCAGGTAGGTGGATAGATGCAGGCGACGGTGGGAGCGAACGGCGGGAAAAGAGCGTCGGTGTATCAGAGGTGAGATGATGGCCGAAGTGACTTTTGGGCAGCCTTGACTAAAGACAGCGAGCGGtgggcgacgatgatgcagcgctggaagaggggggggaggggtgtggaAGTCGGTCAGACACGAGCTGCGCGTTAGTGGGATTCTAACGATGGACGATGAAAGCGAGTGACGTTTCCGAACAATGgacgcgacgacgacacgaATCGAATTTCGTGGTCGAACGTCGGTTGaatggcgacgaggacggaaaagaagaagaagaagaagaagaagaagaagaagaagaagaagaaagtTGTTTTCCCCGAGGAGAGAGTTTGGTTTGAGGTCAGgtggaagagaaggaggaggattgAGGTATGTGCACTCGAGGCGAGGTAAGGTGGGAAGGGTGGGAAGGTGAGTAGGTAAAGTGCagggtacctaggtagggaCGGGGTAGGTATGGTGAGGTAGAGGTGAAAGATAATAGTGTAGCTAAGGCATTCGTAGAATTCGCAGAGAGGCCCGCCCAGGTAAAGTGGacgaaggggagggagggggagatgCAGGTGCGGGTGCAGATGCCAGTCCAAGTTGCAAAGGTCAAGGTCCAGACCAGATCCAGGTCCAGGTTTAGGTCTaggtccaggtccagatGGTCTGTTAGGTCCAGGCCGGGCGTCAGTGTAATGTGCGTGTGCGTAAGGGCCGGGAAAGGTATGGGAGGTGCTGAAATGTATGTGCGGCGCAGTgaaatagagagagagagagagagagagagagagagtgtgtgtgtgtgtgtgtggtaAGTTAGTTGCCCCGGTCAAGCAAAGGTCGGCAAAGTGGCGTGTACGAATAGAGGGAGCAACATTTGTGCCCCAGGACGGTTAGGTTAGGTGAGGCAGGGTACGTGGGCGGAAGAGGATGGGCAATCGTTCCAGTGAATGGCCAGTTTGAACAAATGAGCGAAGCGGTGCGGCGGTGGCGTCCACATCCAGAGGTTCTACTGTATGATGTGGTAGCAAAAGATGCCGGACAAACAGGGCAAGTATGTATGGACAAGGCAGCCGACTACGCAGACGAccacgacgaagatgacCAGTAGCATAACATTAACAACACAGCCAGCGACAGCGGCAAACAGACGCTGGCAGACTGGCCGGCACAGGATGAATAGCCCAGGACGAAACAACAGGGTTGTTGCGGTCAGGTGGTCCGGTAAAGACGCTTGTGAGGGATGCCGTAAGGGTGTCGTAGAGGGGAAGATACCGATGATGTCCCCAATGGCAAGGCCTCAACGTCGTTCAGATGGGTTGGCGctgtggtcgtcgtcggatgGAATTGATGATGGCCCCATTGAGGGCAGGGCAGGGACGCTGGAAGAGAGCGAGAAACAGAGCagacgggggggagggttcaGGGGGCCGACGGGGGGGAACGGAAGAGTGGGAACGGCCATCGAATGAAAAGTACCGTACGCAACAAGGGGAACTTGGTAGAGGCGCAAGTACTTCTCTCCAAGACAGGCTCCAACCCTTCGCCAGGGTGGGGAGAAAAGACTCGTCGAGGCCCAAGGCCTGCAACGGACAAAGTGTGCTACTGCTGCGCAGTTACGTGGGACGTGGGACGTTGGGATGGATGAATGGGTGCTCTGGGTGTCGCCGGCCGCTTCTGTTGGCTGTTAGTGGTTGTTCGTCCCTTGTCGCTGGAGTCTTTTTGGCTTTTCAAACGGCACGGAGGCTGGCCCTTGACGATCCCAGGACACAAGGTGCAAAGAATCAGTGGGCCGGGGGGGCGCATTGTCTTGCTGCACTTGTTCACTGGAACTGGAGCCGCTGACACGCCGCAAGTGGATGGATATGGGCGACTGATGACAGCGCAGTAAGGTTTCGGGGCCTGTGttgtccatgtccatgcATGTCCATGCCTACCTATGCCCACTCGCACTGAAGTGAGGAACAGGTGAGTAAGGACAAAAGGAAAGGAAGTCGAGACAGAAAAGGGTGGCCCTGCCGCCATGAGGTCTTACTCTCAGCGAGATGAGTAATTGTGACTGGCGAGGTGCAAGTGGAGCATCGTGCATTTATCAAGCTAACTAGTTGGCTATAGGTATCGTAAGTCTCCGAAGAATCAATAAATCAATCAATCTTCCATAGAATCTAATAAAGGGAAAAGTGGCTTCATCGCACACTCCCGATGGGTAAGCTTACGCGCCGAGGTACTTTGCGGCATCGACCGAGCGCCAGCATGCGTCATCCCTCTAAATTACTCTGTACATGACTTTGCAAGGCCTTACAAAGATGCTTACATcgaggtaggtaggtagcatTGAATTGGACGAACTTGACCGTAcgacggcaaggccgcccCGCCCCTGTTCCCTTCTTCAGCCCCGGCCGTCATTCAACGCCTCGCACGAGTCAAGCCTTCTCCAGCCTGGCCGGCGCAGAGTCGCAGGCACATAGAGGCGGGACCCTCCTTGAAAGCTTACCTACACATTAACCTTCGTtcacgtcgtcgtctcggcaGCTGCGCCGGGCCACCTGACGGCCGAGCTGGTTCGTTCATGGTTGTTGCCCGTTGGGACCTGAAAGATGCCGTGGGCTTACCCCCACTTGAGCAGCTCACCGGAGCTTGGGGCATCCAAGCACCAGCTGAGGTGGAAGGTGTGAGGCGGGAGTCGTCAAATTTTGAAATTGGGTAAACAAACCATTGCTCCA
The genomic region above belongs to Colletotrichum higginsianum IMI 349063 chromosome 2, whole genome shotgun sequence and contains:
- a CDS encoding Ornithine aminotransferase; the protein is MAPHANGGAPQSNGSVDSRYHASSTDAAIKSENENAAHNYHPLPVVFARASGVHVWDPEGNQYLDFLSAYSAVNQGHCHPELVKALTEQASRLTLSSRAFYNDVFPKWAEKIKQVFGYDMVLPMNTGAEAVETAIKIARKWAYKVKGVEQGKALVFSVNDNFHGRTMTAISLSVDPESRDNYGPYVPNIGALNPSTGQPIRYNNVEDIEAVFEAHGKDTAAIIIEPIQGEAGVVVPDDDYLKRVHELCKKHNVLFICDEIQTGIGRTGRMLCSQWAGIKPDMVTLGKAISGGLYPVSCVLSSKEIMLVVEPGTHGSTYGGNPLGCAVSIRALEIMEEEDLTAKAEKLGNIFREGIRSFNSPIIELVRGKGLLNAVVINESAAAGRTAWDLCLLLKEKGLLAKPTHGNIIRFAPPLVISETELRKALNIIGEALKELPTVEKATHH
- a CDS encoding Alg9-like mannosyltransferase, whose product is MASVGSPLARPELLMAVRNEHNKPAVFRSLLVIRLLNAWWVLTFFQPDEYFQALEPAWRMAFGESGGAWITWEWRNQLRSSLHPALFAGVYYLADFVARPLPFARPWLLLAAPKAAQAVFAAAGDWYTWQLAVKIYGADSSISWFALFMSMFSPFQWYCSTRTFSNSLETTLTVMALNYWPWELLGESRPEKENPKPAKSILHAPGVLMSLRLSLTLAAIAVLLRPTNVIIWATVAIATLARPLFTRSSVLTAQTFLILIREAIFCGTVVISLSLASDRLYFGHWAFPPYKFLYFNLSQSLAVFYGRNDWHYYLSQGLPLLSIAYLPFVLAALYRPPSTPSGTRTQTLKTLSRIVYIVIATLSLVSHKEVRFIYPLLPVLHVLAASPLTSFFTSPAPSPTPKSPLPKPRLRHKRLLTSALALHALLSFFLTLLHQPAPLTVLAFLRNSYSRLHTATSVSSSPISVASAVTNSSSEELFALFLMPCHSTPWRSHLIYPTLRARALTCEPPLHTAPNTPERIDYRDEADRFYDDPQHFLATEMWPVAAKHTGDPDADMNASLAPSAKAEDIPRYIVGFEGIEPWLLDFFDGPRGRDFGVRPKRVWQGWNGFFNEDSRRRGKIVVWDTGLYTTVS
- a CDS encoding RhoGAP domain-containing protein, whose product is MTSAVPPPNQALQPTSTSTAPAGPSTPNKRDLKSWWKGFKLPSKHQEQHGRTPSVLASHSSPPTQPLFSEDVDYAIDTSTMPLSLVLVLQDAYVVEPADPVLPRACASSDATPSTTLSLACVLNRLSLSIATPVRQCAKRIRATMTTTATTSGADHSPADNRPHGIFGVPLRQSITYANVAISLVDENGKSYIYGYVPIVVAKCGVFLKEKATAVEGIFRLSGSEKRIKELKQIFDSPDRYGKGLVWDNYTVHDAANVLRRYLNDLPEPVVPLDLYEKFREPLRGATRQAVGDAEGPQFVENFDEQAAIVKYQKLITELPPLNRQLLLYILDLLAVFAAKSEENRMNSQNLAAIFQPGMLSHPQHAMAPEEYRLNQCVLIFLIENQDHFLIGMQGTATDEKTKQLIEKGTPPAAGGPVTPNPNRKSGLGRSASNASAGAESVRREGMVRRNRSTSSRHSHQEGSTTPNSPALAPTPNSGLGRSNTVPSKKSPALQTGRFRRDASPIPGSSPREPMIPATTEEMVEIPDHSPTASTASHAPAVIGTSSLAPSAAGMAGRSQERLLDPNETTTPMKDRSLPTIFQRSPTGEGEKRQPNKLKKKRIPGSLNPSAQSSAASLAGTHSAAVSPSVEAPNPMDLVGGPIPEHDEAVPVGQQSNSVETPSEPTPRASQVPSSSTLHPEQTLKGKKSPPTSLHSSFNEGSDIDQTEESIMTASADANEPEKDKKKRWRLSRQRGHEHHPSITSPRLAFGSNDNADVSVTSIGSGGYKPRKSFTGESSETGFHAAEAQSSHESRDKDGKDESKGPIGWIKNKYREAKESAEQRRNKSPPADRQSSLGGSSIMSGRGKSLEIRREPDEKAQNDHAAPVPPFPSQPTQAQPAQTQPSVAPPAPPVPASTPAQQKSFPLAAPAPMVPAPTAAAEPAVTRPSPPQPAQPPPAASQLAAASQPELAPPQQSLSEETR